Sequence from the uncultured Bacteroides sp. genome:
CGAAAGCTGGATGTGAGAATGAACTGTTATTTTGGATACAAGTAAAAGAAAGCTCTAGAATTGTCTTGCCTAATTTTACTTCGTTTATAGAAATATTAATAGAAAAGAATAATGGAAAAGTTGTTTTCGATTTTCAAAAACTAACTTCTTACCTTAGCAAAGTTTCTTCTGAGGTTGAAAAGATGGAAATCTATTACAACGTAGCTAATACTGATATTGTGAACCTTCCTCAAGGAATAATAATATCAAATCTGTAAAAACAAACTAGTGCTTGGCGGTTGGCTACCAATCGCCAAGTATTTATAAAATGTAACAGAATGAAGTTAATCTCATTTGATTTAAATGCTGATATGGGATTCTTAAAGAAGCCAGATATCAACGAAAAAATATATTTGACTTATAATATTTTACACAAACCTGCACTTTTAGGAATATTGGGGGCAATTGCAGGATATAAAGGATACGAAGAAAATAGTAAATTTCCTGAATACTATCAGAAATTGAAGCATCTTAAAATAGGGCTTGAGCCACTTAACAGTGATAAAGGAAATTATAGTAAAACTATAATAACCTATAGTAATACTACAGGACTGGCGAGTAATGAAGATGGAGGAAATCTCATTGTAACAGAACAAACATTGCTTAAACCTTCGTTCCGCTGTTATCTATTATTAGATACAAAAAATAATAATGAAAGAATCTTGTATGAACGGATTCTTAGGCAAGAGGCTGAATATTTACCATATTTGGGCAAGAATGACTTTTCAGCTTGGTGGGATAAGGGGTGTGTGAAAGAGTATGATTATAAGGAATTTGATTTTACTACAGATTTTTATGTTTCAAGTATTTTTTTGAAAGAGTCAGCTGTAGTAAATCATTTAGTAAAATTGTCTTCTCGCCAAGATAGAGAAGAAGTGGAAAATCGTTTTTTTTATTTTGAAAGGTTACCAATTGATTTTGATGAGAGTTTATTTCAGTATCGTTTAGGTGATTTTGTGTATTCTAATGCTAGATTCGATAAAGAAATGAGATTTGATCATAATTCTCAATTTTATTTATTAGACTCATCTTTGGTAATACAGTTATTCTAAATATATGAAAAGGGATAAAGCATTTTTTGAAACTATAATATTAAATTCAGATCTTTATTTTGCTCATATAGATCCTGCAAATACTCAGAGAAAAGAATTTCTGACAGAACATGCTAATTTAGTTATTTCATATTTTTATGATGTGTGTTCAAGGAATAATTTAGAGGAAATAATCTCAAAGTTAATATCAGCAATATTACCCAATAAATTTTCAAATAAAATAAGGATAAAAGAATTTATAAAACAATTGTTTATTGATAGCATTGCTTACCATGATTTTGGAAAAGTTAATCATCTTTTTCAGCAGGTTAAAATGGGAAATAACAATTCTAATTTAATTAAAGTTAATCATCATGTACAATCTAGACATTCTATTATAAGTACATATATTTTTTTACAACATCAATATGAATTTGTTCGCAAGCTTAAACTAAATGATAGTGAGCAATCTTTTATGGATTGGATAATATTGTGTTTTGCTTATCCTATTTTGAAGCACCATTCATCAACTATTGATGATTTAAGAGAAGATATTAAGTCGCTTTCTGAATCATTAGAATTGAAAGACTATTTGTCATTCTTCTCAATAGAGATAAGTGATGATCATATAGATGAAATTCATAACTATGTATTAACAAAAATTGATGGTTTACTTGTCCAATTGGATAATGAATTATTAGATCTTAGAGAAATAGAATTTCCTCTATATGCTCTTATAAAACTTTGTTCATCTTTACTTACTACATCAGATTATTTAGCGACAACGAATTTTATGAATGGCTGGTCGAAGATGTTTGATGAATATGGCATTTTTAGTAATCAGCAGAAGGAGAAAATTGTTAGTAATATAAAAACTACACAGATATATAATAAGAATGTTTATAATAAC
This genomic interval carries:
- the cas5b gene encoding type I-B CRISPR-associated protein Cas5b, with the translated sequence MKLISFDLNADMGFLKKPDINEKIYLTYNILHKPALLGILGAIAGYKGYEENSKFPEYYQKLKHLKIGLEPLNSDKGNYSKTIITYSNTTGLASNEDGGNLIVTEQTLLKPSFRCYLLLDTKNNNERILYERILRQEAEYLPYLGKNDFSAWWDKGCVKEYDYKEFDFTTDFYVSSIFLKESAVVNHLVKLSSRQDREEVENRFFYFERLPIDFDESLFQYRLGDFVYSNARFDKEMRFDHNSQFYLLDSSLVIQLF